In Hevea brasiliensis isolate MT/VB/25A 57/8 chromosome 13, ASM3005281v1, whole genome shotgun sequence, a single genomic region encodes these proteins:
- the LOC131172093 gene encoding G-type lectin S-receptor-like serine/threonine-protein kinase RKS1: MDFRKLFLHSSLLVLHIAFSSSKDTTTIKQTIHDANRNKPINGSLGVLSIDQYGNLILHSHHNQKVPIRSTNVSVEVTDTCVVQLLDTGNLILVHHGSTVWESFDHPMDTILPGMKLGLNRRTGMNRFPISWRSADDPRTGNFSLQINPKGSPQVFIYWGIKYIWRSFWPSKSYALTSSVSFVSNQNETYMTYSVSDASVILRVMSDYSGLVKKLIWHEKDGKWNKF, translated from the exons ATGGATTTCCGGAAGTTGTTCCTGCATTCTTCTCTTCTAGTACTCCATATCGCATTTTCTTCCTCCAAAGACACCACAACTATAAAGCAAACCATTCATGATG CAAATAGGAATAAACCAATCAATGGTTCCTTGGGAGTTCTATCCATTGACCAATATGGAAATCTCATTCTCCATAGCCACCACAACCAGAAAGTTCCTATACGGTCTACAAATGTCTCAGTAGAGGTTACAGATACTTGCGTAGTTCAGCTCTTGGATACAGGAAATTTGATTTTGGTCCACCATGGAAGTACCGTGTGGGAAAGCTTTGATCATCCCATGGATACTATACTGCCAGGAATGAAACTTGGGTTGAACCGAAGGACAGGCATGAACCGGTTCCCGATATCTTGGAGATCAGCAGATGACCCTAGAACTGGAAACTTCTCACTTCAGATCAACCCAAAAGGATCACCACAGGTCTTTATCTACTGGGGTATAAAATATATTTGGCGAAGCTTTTGGCCCTCGAAAAGTTATGCGCTTACATCCAGTGTTAGTTTTGTCAGCAATCAAAATGAGACATATATGACCTATTCTGTTTCTGATGCTTCTGTTATCCTAAGAGTAATGTCGGACTATTCAGGACTTGTTAAGAAACTAATTTGGCATGAAAAAGATGGCAAATGGAATAAATTCTAG
- the LOC110657182 gene encoding G-type lectin S-receptor-like serine/threonine-protein kinase At1g11410, which translates to MSPSDPYGHCVTYGICDPNYRSRRFVCDWLAGYEPKSIRDWHTLKDASGGRARKRLESITLCEHGEGFVIDIAGKETGCLTWYGKLMDTGHNREERYDIYARVDAVELDNVFLPSTNFGQNQFEIAQKWNRFLKSKDMLAILVAFVVSAWLVIILFTYLWLKKKNKRVRNKWNKRWLDTIDNVYHKETSVENQVEGSISHPEIAFFNLSTILAATNSFSPANKLGRGKLSNGKEVAVKRLSKDSGQGIDEFKNDVLLIAKLQHQNLVKLVGCCIHVEELMLVYEYMPNKSLDSFLFGKSCVYPTLFSIVFQKLSNSISFNSMIDGHKMHKLALIEMEIFCWMEQEDQSWIAENALLLSLGLVVNLIYSQRF; encoded by the exons ATGTCTCCATCTGATCCATATGGGCATTGTGTTACCTATGGAATATGTGATCCTAACTATCGTAGTCGAAGATTTGTATGTGATTGGTTAGCAGGGTATGAACCCAAGTCCATAAGGGACTGGCATACTCTAAAAGATGCATCAGGTGGGCGTGCCAGGAAGCGGCTAGAGTCTATCACATTGTGTGAGCATGGAGAAGGATTTGT CATAGATATTGCTGGGAAGGAGACTGGCTGTTTGACATGGTATGGCAAATTGATGGACACTGGACATAATAGGGAGGAAAGATATGATATTTATGCTCGTGTTGATGCAGTTGAATTAGATAATGTATTTTTGCCTTCGACAAATTTTGGACAAAACCAAT TTGAAATCGCCCAAAAATGGAATCGTTTTCTTAAAAGCAAGGATATGTTAGCCATTTTAGTAGCATTTGTTGTTTCAGCTTGGCTTGTCATCATCTTATTTACATACTTGTGGCTCAAGAAGAAGAACAAAAGGG TGAGGAACAAATGGAATAAAAGATGGCTTGATACAATTGACAACGTATACCACAAGGAAACTTCAGTGGAAAATCAAGTCGAAGGTAGCATTAGTCATCCAGAGATTGCATTTTTCAATCTCAGCACCATACTTGCTGCAACTAATAGTTTCTCTCCAGCAAACAAACTAGGGCGG GGTAAATTGTCTAATGGAAAGGAAGTTGCTGTTAAAAGACTTTCAAAAGATTCAGGGCAAGGAATAGATGAATTTAAAAATGATGTTTTGTTGATTGCAAAACTTCAACATCAGAATCTAGTGAAACTCGTAGGATGCTGCATTCATGTTGAGGAATTGATGCTAGTTTATGAATACATGCCAAACAAAAGCTTAGACTCCTTTCTTTTCGGTAAGTCCTGTGTATATCCAACTTTATTTAGCATTGTATTCCAAAAGTTGTCTAATTCCATCAGTTTCAACAGCATGATTGATGGACATAAAATGCATAAATTGGCTTTGATTGAGATGGAAATCTTTTGTTGGATGGAACAAGAAGATCAATCTTGGATTGCAGAAAACGCTTTGCTATTATCATTGGGATTGGTTGTGAATCTTATATATTCACAAAGATTCTAG